Below is a window of Desmonostoc muscorum LEGE 12446 DNA.
GAACAGGCTGAGTTTCAATTAATCTGGCAGCAAGAATATAAAAAAGTTCAGGATAAGATAGCTAAAATTTCTCTTTTAGCAGCACCTGACCTCATACGGATGGTGCAAGAAACTTTAGAGGCATTACAAGTACAGACAATTAAGCCTAAACTAATCAGTGGTACTTATGCAAGCTATTCGTTAAGTTATCAACTGCCATCTAAGCGAGAAAATATAGGAATAGTCTGGACAGAAGACGCTAATATGAATAGTTTTTATAACGTGATGAATGCTTGTCAAAGAGCGATTCAGAACAATCTTTGTCAAACTCTATATTTAATTAGAATTGCAAGTGTAGGAAATGCAAAACTCGTTGGTAATCAAATTTATAGTCAGATTTTCACTGGCACTAAGCATATTCACCTCAAACCAAATCTTGCTTCCGTTCACTACTTAGCGACATACCATAGCTTAGTTAATTCTTCACTTGCTCAGGAATTAGTTGTTGCTGGTAAAGCTATTACTTTATCAGCACTACAATCTTTAATCCGTGAGTCTAAAATTTTAGAACAATGTACTTTATTGCAAGATTTAGGAATTCTTGCCAAGCAACAACCTGAAAAAATTAATGTAAATAAAACTAAAGATTTACGACCAGTTAAAGATTTCTTGTTGAATTTAGTAAAAACTCAAGGTTATATGGGAGTACCTACTTTAATCTCACAGGGAGTTAGTCAATTTTCTTATGTAGAAGAAACTGAAACTAAACATCTAATTGACTTATTATGTCAGGAAAATAAAGTAAAAATTATTAACCCTAAATCTAAGTTGGAAGATCAGTTAATCCGTTTACTCACTAACTAGATAAATGTTAATCAAGCTTTAGCCAATGCACTACCTAACAAAAGCTTCTGAAATCCAGACACAAATTGCAAAATTCGCCTTGGCTAAAGTGCTATGGCTAGATACAGAAGTAGCTAATTGGAATACCTCTTATCCCAGATTATCATTAATTCAGATATTAGCAGAACCCGCAGACTCTACAGGAAAGTTTGCTTATATTCTTGATGTGTTGGATAAACCTGATTTGATTGCATTCTTTATTCAGCAAATCATGGTTAATTCGCAAATTGAGAAGGTATTTCACAATGCAAGTTTTGATTTAAAGTACTTGGGTGAAAAATCTGCACAACATATTACCTGTACTCTGAAGCTAGCAAGAAAGATTACCCTCAAAACATTACAAACATCCAATTTAAAACTGAAAACTCTAGCAACAGAACTTTGTCGATTTTCTCATGTAGATACAGAAGAAGGAATAAGCGACTGGGGAAAGCGTCCTCTCAGTGAAAAGCAGCTACATTATGCGGCGATGGATACAGTATATTTGGCTGCTGTTCATCGCCGTTTATTAGAAATTTATAACCCTAATTTTGTAAATAATATTTTTAATATGATGCCTCATGACTCCAAAAATACATCTTTAACAGCTACTAAAGTCAGAGTCGCTTTTGAGTGTCCTCGCTTATTTTATTTACATCAAAAATTTGGCGGTAATACTTTATTCATACCACCAGATAATCACATTGGTATTGGTAATAGTTTTCATCAATTAGCTGATAGTTTTATCAAATTAGCTGTTAGTGAATCAAGATTTACAGAAATATTCCAAACTAGTATATCTCAATTAAATATTGAGGAAATTGACTCTCGTCTGCGACAGCTTTTTTATGAAATTAAATTTTCTACTTATCTAGAAAAAGCTGTTGAAAAAGATGCAAGTGCAGCGCAACCACTGTACAAAGTTTGGCAAGGATTGCAAGGATTAATCAGACGCTTTGCAGAATTACTTGTTGTCAATCGACGTTATTGTAGTGCAGAAGCAGTTATTCGCAACACTTTTGTTTCTGAAGAACGTAAGCTTGAGCATTATTTTCAGCTACCTGATGGCACACAACAAAGGGTAGGAGGTGAATTTGATTGCTTGGTCTATAATTTTGAAATTAAGCGTTTGTGTGTGCTTGAATTCAAAACTTATCGGCCAGTAGATCCATCAGCACAATTGGCTCAAGTTGCTCTTTATAGTTACATGCTTTGGCATCAGAAAAAGGTAGCAGTTGATTCGGCGGTTTATTGTGTTTTGCCAGAATTTAAAGAGTATCAATATTCTTGGGAACAGCTAGAAAATAACGTGCATCAATTGATTCCCTATAAATTACACCAGATGCAGCAATGGCTGACTTGGGAATCACCTCATCCTAATTCGCCACCGCCAACAACTCAGCCTTATCTATGCGAAATTTGTCCCCAACAGCAAAAGTGTAAGAGTTTTTTTGCTTCGCCTGTTGTAGTTCAAGTATCTAGTTTAATATCAGAAGATGAGAATAATGGCGGGCAAGATGCCCACCCCACAAGAAGAAATTCTGTTAATGCTGATGCTATTGGTGAAGAGTTGGTTACTACTTTACAATCTTTTAAAATTAAGGTTGATTATCAAGGTTCTATTCTTGGGCCGGCTTTTATTAGGGTAAAGTTGAAACCGCATCTAGGTGTGAGTGTTAACTCAATTCTTCGCTTATCCAATGATTTACAAGTACAGCTAGGGTTAGCTAATGCGCCTTTAATTACTCCACAAGCTGGTTATGTTAGCGTTGATTTGCCACGTCCAGATAGGCAAATTGCGAGTTTTGAAGAGTATATTCAGCCGCAATTTTTACCTCCAACAGTACCTATAAAAATTGCAATTGGAGTGAGTATCGAAGGAGAGTTGGTAGAAGCAGATTTATCCGATGCGAATACTTGTCATTTTTTAGTTGGTGGTACAACTGGTAGTGGTAAGAGTGAATTTCTACGATCGCTCCTTCTCAGTCTCCTCAATCGTCATTCCCCACAATATCTGAAAATCGCCCTAGTTGACCCCAAGCGAGTCACATTTCCAGAGTTTGAGAAAATGCCCTGGTTGTATTCGCCAGTTGTTAAGGATGGCGATCGCGCGATCGAACTGATGGATGAATTAGTCGCAGAGATGGAATCGCGTTACCACCAGTTTGAAAAAGCTGGGTGTGCCGATTTAAGTACTTACAATCAACGCTCCAGTAAGATTTTACCTCGTATAGTCTGCATTTTTGATGAATATGCAGACTTTATGGCAGAAAAAGAAATCCGCACATCACTAGAACAAAGTATTAAACGACTCGGAGCAATGGCACGAGCCGCAGGAATTCATCTAATTATTGCCACTCAACGCCCAGAAGCCAAGGTTGTTACACCAATAATCCGCTCAAACCTACCAGGACGAGTTGCTCTGCGTACCGCTAGTGAAGCAGACTCTGCGATCGTCTTGGGGGGAAAACAAACAGCAGCAGCTTATCTATTGGGCAAAGGCGATTTACTCTACCAAATAGGCGCTCAAATATACCGCTTACAAAGCTTATTTGTCAAAAATATTCAACTGCCATCAGCATAGAAGATACTACAAAAGTCATATTGAATACTCGAATCCTGGTTTTAGGGCAATACGGTTCAGTTAAGGGTAAAACTCTTTGTGAAGGTCAATTTTTTTTAACGTAGACGCTTCGGCTTCCCGCAGGGTACCACAGAGGCGCAGAGAACGCAGAGAGAAGGAAGAAATGCTTAACTGAACTGTATTGAGTTTTAGGGTAATACAGGGGAAGTTGCAGTAATTCTTCCCCCCACTACCTGTTATTAGAACTTTGTAAAAAACTAGTACCAAATCAGGATAAAATTCAGTACAAGCTAATGCACTATTTTCCATGAAGATTGTCATTAATCATTGCTCATTGGTCATTTGCAAAGGACAAAGGATAAATGACAACTGACAAAGGACAAATATTAACTTTTGAATTATGAACTTATTTCGCGTTAAGCGTCCGCAATTATCACGCCGCAAATTTTTAGAAATATCGGGAATTTCCGGCATAAGTTTTTTTCTTGGTGGCTGTGGAACACCGATATTTGAAGATATTGTGGGTAAACTTTCCGAACCACTCAATCAAAAGGTAGAAAAGTTAATATTTCAACCACAAAAGCTTGTACCAGAATTTACTCTCAGTGAGATTGAACCAGAGGCATTAATAGTTAATAGCTTCAGATATAATCCAATTATTGATTTAGAAAAGTATCGTTTAATTGTTGATGGTGAGGTTAACAATCCTCTCAGCCTCAGTATGGCAGAAATTCAAGCTTTGCCGCTAACTTCTATGATTATTCGCCATATTTGTGTGGAAGGTTGGGCTGCGATCGTTCAATGGGGTGGTGTACGTTTACAAGAAATTATTGCCCTTGCTCAACCTAAGCCCAATATCCAGTATGCTTACTTTAAATCAGCTGATGGCTACTATGAAAGTTGGGATATAGCTTCAGCATTACATCCCCAGACTTTGTTAGCTTATGAAAAAAACGGTGATACTTTACCAATAGAAAATGGTGCGCCTTTGCGTTTAGCTTCACCGATTAAACTCGGTTACAAGCAAAGTAAATGGGTGACTCAAATTACACTGACTAGCTATTTATCCCCTTTTAAAGGCTACTGGGAAGATCAGGGTTACGAATGGTTCGCAGGAATTTAGTAAAGACGCCCTTTATCGCGTCTTTACTGTACTTTTAGAATAAACGAATTGCCAAATATATAAGCTTTTGTTTACTTTTTGTATCTCTATTACTTCATCCATGAAGAATATTATTTTTATAACTTAGATATTTATCCTTTTAAACCAGAAAAATATGAACTTTTTTGATAAATTGAATCGAAATATTCTGCAAAATCAAAGCTTACTATTTGTAGGACTCGATCCTAATCCAGAAATGATGCCTACTCGTTATGAATCTGAAGATATCATTGCTGGTTTGTGGGAATGGTTACAATTCATTATTTCTGAAACGTCCGATTTTGTTTGTGCTTATAAACCGACATTTGGCTTTTACGAAGCGCTAGGTATTCGAGGTTTAGAACTACTGCACAAAACTTTAGCAGCTATTCCAGCCCACATCCCAATTATTTTAGATGCCAAACATAGTGATTTAAATACAAGTAGCATTTTTGCTCGTACTGTGTTTACACAATGGCAGGTGGATGCAATTACTTTAAGTCCCTATACAGGACAAGATCATGTAGTACCTTTTTTGGTCTATCCTGATAAAGCAGTGTTTATTTTATGCTGTACTTCTAATCCAGGAGCAGAAGCTTTACAACAGTATCCAACAAACGAATCACCTCTTTATTTGCAGGTAGTAAAAGAATCAAAAACCTGGGGGACTCCAGAGCAATTGGGTTTGGAAGTGGGAACTACAAATTCTGAAGTTTTGGCACTTATTCGTGCAGTTGCTCCTGAAAGAATTATTATGGCGCGTAGTATTTGGGCGGAGGGAGCAAACCTGAAGGAAATTTTAGAAGCTGGCTTAAATACTAATGGTGATGGTTTGCTGATTCCTGTTCCTCAAGATATGTTGGGAACCCCAAAATTATCTGAGGAAATTCAGTGTTTACGCACAGAAATTAATCAAATCAAAACTGAAATTATTCACGAAAATTCTACTTGTTCTGTGTGGTTTCCTGATGTTTGTTTGCTAAATCAGCATCCCCAACAGGATTTAATTTTACAACTTTATGATATTGATTGCATTATGTTTGGTAACTTTGTCCAAGCATCAGGAGCCATATTTCCTTATTACATCGACTTACGCAAAATTATTTCCAATCCCCAAGTTTTTAATCAAGTTCTAACTGCTTATGAGGAGATTTTGAAGAATCTCAATTTTGATAGGTTAGCAGGTATTCCGTATGGTTCTTTACCAACTGCAACTGGTTTAGCTTTACGCCTTAATTGTCCGATGATTTTCCCTCGTAAAGAGGTAAAAGCCCACGGAACTCGAAGAGTAATTGAGGGTAATTTTCATCCTGGTGAAACAGTTGTAGTAGTTGATGATATTCTCATCAGTGGTAAAAGTGTGATGGAAGGAGCAGAAAAGTTAGAATCAGCAGGATTAAATGTGAATGATATTGTGGTATTTATCGACCATGAACAAGGTGTGAAAGATAGATTACAGCAAAATGGTTATCGTGGTCATGCGGTTTTAACTCTTTCAGAAATTACCAATACTCTATATCAAGCAGGAAGGATAAATGATGAGCAGTTTTTAGCTTTTACTGAAAATTAGAATTTGAGTAGAGATGCGATTAATCGCGTCTCTAGGGAAATATTTTGTCGTTTTACGAAATTTATTAAATATGAATTTTTCGCTCAATCAACTACTTAAATGGTTAATTTTGACGCTACTATTTCCTTTAGTTTTTCTCAATGCTTGGCTAGCATTCCGGGTTTTTCAAAATTTGCAACCTGTGGTGACAATTCTTTTATTGGCTACTTTGCTGGCGTTCATTTTAAACTACCCTGTTTCAATTCTCCAACGGCGAGGAGTTAAACGCAACTATGCAGTAGCTTTAGCTTTTATAATAGCATCAATAATTTTTGTGGCTTTGGGTATCATTTTATTACCTATTGTTTTAGAGCAATTTAATGAGATGGCTAAAGTCCTTCCCCAATGGATTGATTCTAGCGAAGAAAAACTTGAGATTTTAAATCAGTGGTTTTCTAGCCATAAATTAAACGTAAATTTCAGACAGTTATTAACACAATTTACTGAGCAATTGCCCCATGAATTAGAGTTCATCTCAGATAAACTGTTAAGTATTATTATTGATACAATTGATAATATATCTGAGGCGCTAATTATTGTAGTGCTGACTTTTTATCTGTTGTTAGATGGTCCGAGAATTTGGGAAGGATTATTTAATAAATTACCTGGAACTTTTGCTCCCAAAATCAGCCAATCGATTCAGCAAAATTTTCAAAATTACTTGATTGGTCAGGGTACTTTGGCTTTGCTGATGGGAGTTTCAGAAACATTAGTGTTTTTAGTTTTTCAAGTCCAGTTTGCTTTACTATTTGGTTTGGGAGTTGGGCTTTTGAGCTTAATTCCCTTTGGTGATGTCGTTAGTCTTGTTGTAATAACTTTAATCATAGCCTCGCATAACTTTTGGTTAGCAGTGAAAGTTTTTGCGGTAGCTGTTGTAATTGACCAGTTAATCGATCAGGCGATCGCACCTCGTCTTTTGGGTAAATTTACTGGCATTAGACCAATATGGGTATTAATTGCTTTGCTTGTGGGCACCAATATTGGCGGAGTCTTAGGTTTGGTAATCGCTGTACCTGTAGCTGGTTTTATTAAAGATGCAGCAGACGGTTTTTCTAAATCTGGTGATTCTGAGAATGTAGTTGAAGTTGAACCAGCATCAGAATTGTTAGCAGAGGAATCAATATCCCAATGAGTCATTAGTCATTTGTCTTTTGTTTATTAGACCTCTTGCATAAATCAAAAATAAAGAACCCCACCCCGCATTTGAGTAAAGCAAACGCTCCCCTCCCCTTACTAAGGGGAGGGGTTGGGGGTGGGGTGTTAGGGACTTTTGCAAGAGGTTTATTGACGAATGACTAATGACTATTTTTCTGTGTTTAGTTGCTCTCGTTGCTTGCCATATTCCCGCAGTTGCTTCAAGAGGTTTTCTTGGGATGAATTAGGGATAGGCTGACTAGGAATTAATTCAGGGTTCGTGGTGCTAGTCTCAAAAGCAGGAGGTTGATTAATTGCATCAACGTTAGTATTAGCCTGGAATTTAGTCTCCGGTAAAGGTAACTTCAAAAGCGGTTTATTATCAGATATTTCCTCTTGAATTACTGGGGTACGAATTATATTATTTGGTTTACTCACAGCAGTTTTTACCGAATCTAGAGTAGTAGCAACCTGCACTTGTTGCTGCATCTGTTGTGTAGAAGATACTAAACTACTTAGACCATTTACAAGTTGTCGCAGATTTTGTCGGAAAGTAGGATCGCCTGTCAATTCATCCAAATCAGATGTAATTTTTTGCGTATTTTCAAATGTTACTCGTGCTGAGTCTAAAGTTTGTTGTAATACCACGATATTCTTTGGATCGTTTAAGGTTTTAGAAGCATCACGTAAATTAGCTGAAGCTTGTGCCGCATTGTTGGAAAGGGCTTCTAAATTGTTTAATAATTCTCCTTGAGTCAAGCGATTGACAGCTGGCGATAGGCTACTAACTGTAACACGTAATTGATTGCTGGTTTCGGTAATATTATTCAGGGCACCAACTAGTGAAGAACGATTTGTTACCACCAATTTATCTAGGTTACTCAGCAATCGATTCGCTTGAATTGCAGTTGCACCGAATTGATTTACTGTTTCAGTTGCGGATACATTAAGTTGGCTAGTCGCCCGCTGCACTGAATTAGCAGTAGCTGAAAATGTATTTAATTGTTGTCGCAAACTTTTAGTCAAACCTCTTAAATCCTGACTTAAATCTGTGAAACTGGTTGCTGCGACTGTAGTAGCTTCTAAAACTCCATTGATATTTTTATAAAATTTTGGATCGTTGTATACATTAGTGAGTTCAGTTGAACTGCGAATTAGTTGATCAACACTGATGCCAACCTGACCTTTTAATCGAGAGCCATTACAAATTATCAGGCTAGAATTACAATTTTTCTCTAGAGGTTTTGCGATGGCAACCCCAGTGGGAAGTGTTGTTTTTGGTGTGATGTCAATAATACTTTCGCTAATTAATCCGGTTTGATTAGCTTCTATCACTACATTCCGGGGAATAATTAGGTCAGTTTGGACAATTTCAACTTCTACATCAATGGAATTTGCTCCTGGTTTAACCCTGGAAATATTTCCTACCTTAACGCCACGATACCTAACTGGTGTTCCTTTTTGCATTCCCCCGGCGTTAGCAAATTCGATAATAGCTTTGTATGAACCGCGAGTAGCATTAAATCTATTTAACCAGAGGAAGAATATTCCAAATACCCCTAGTCCTAGCAAGACTAACAATCCCACAGAACCTTCTCTAAATGTTCGCCCAGACGCGAAGCGGCTTGTCATTAAACCTCGCATTTTTTCCTCCACCCAATAATTAGTTAAAAGTTAAAAGTTAGGAGTTAAAAATTAGGGGGTTAAGAGTTAGGAATTAGGAGTTAGGAGTTATAAGTTGAATTTTACTCTTAACTTTTAACTTTTAACTCCTAACTCTTCACTCCTAATTTTTTAACCGGCCACCTGAATTGGCCCTTGAACACTGCCACTAATAAATTGTTTAATCAAAGGATTTTCTGTGCTGTATATTTCACTAACTGTACCCTGCCACTGCACTCTACCTTCATACAAAAATATAAGTCTATCAGTTGTACGGCGTATAGTACTATCTTGGTGGGTAACAACAGCGTAGGTGCTACAGACTCCATGTGTACATTGCAAAGAGCGGATTAAATCTTCTATTACTGTTGAAGCAATGGGGTCGAGTCCGGCTGTTGGTTCATCGTACAGTAAAACTTCTGCACCTTCTCTAGGGTTATCGGGGTTAGACATAATCGCACGGGCAAAACTGACTCGTTTTCGCATTCCCCCGGAAAGTTCGGCTGGGTAAAGGTCACTTATTCCTGGTAAGCCTACCATTTCCAATTTTTCTTTTACCAAATCTCGAATGCGCGATCGCGGCAGCTTGGAATTTTGATAAAGTAAAAATCCCACATTCTCCTCCACCGTCAGCGAATCAAATAATGCTGCCTGTTGAAACACCATACCAATACCAACGGACTCGCCGCCATCCTCAATCAAACCGTCTCGTCGCACTCCTTGAACATAAATTTCTCCTTCATCAGGAGCCAATAACCCCGCTATTACCCGTAAAATTGTCGATTTACCAGTCCCTGATGGCCCAATAATTCCTAGCGCTTCTCCCCGGTAAATTGTTAAATCTACATTATCTAGAACTTTATGGCTACCAAAGGACTTAGAAATACTTTTGAGTTCAATTAATGGTTCAGTCATTAGTTATTAATTACTAGTCATTAGTCATTGGTCATTAGCATTCGGACTAATTACAAAGGACGAAGGACAAATATACCCAGTAGTGATGTCATAGTTATTGGTAGGGCATTGTGTAGTACATTATAAGTATATGATTAGCACTTTAATTGCCAAACTTTATTTTTTTAGCACAATATTGAGTTAAAACGTTTAACATCGCAAAATACCTCAACGTCAGGTTGACAAAGACACCGTAGTAATTGAATCTCTCAAAGTAATACAATGTCTCAGTGATGAGCAACTCATACTGGAGTTTTCTGTAGACATCACTAAAGCAATGATTCAGCGGAACCACCAAGCACTGGCTCAACGCCTCGCTAACGCTAAGAGTATGCTTGTATAATCAAAAATATTGAGTTGGCAAGTGGCAAAATTATTCACTAATATTGGAAAAAATACTGATAAAAATCAACTTAGATGATGATGACTAGCTACTCAGAGCAGTTTGCAAGTGACAATTCCTCTGGTATTTGTCCAGAAGCCCTAGAATATATGATTAGGGCAAATCAAGGTAGTGTTCCGGCCTATGGAAATGATGAATGGACTCAAAAAGCCGCAGATTATTTTCGGGAACTCTTTGAAATTGACTGTGAAGTATTTTTTGCCTTTAATGGTACAGCAGCAAACTCTTTATCTTTAGCTGCACTTTGTCAGTCATATCACAGCGTCATTTGTCATGAAACATCTCACATTGAAACAGATGAATGTGGCGCTCCAGAATTTGCTTCTAATGGCTCTAAACTGCTACTTGCTCAAGGTAAAAATGGCAAGTTAACATCACAAGCCATCGAGGCAGTTGTTACTAGGCGTAATGATATTCATTATCCCAAACCTAAAGTTATTAGCATCACACAATCAACTGAATTAGGAACTTTATATTCTATTGAAGAACTTCTGCAAATTAAAGAAGTTGCGAAAAAGTATAACTTAAAGATTCACATGGATGGCGCTCGTTTTGCCAATGCAGTTGCTGCGATAAATAAAAGTCCTGCTGAAATTAGTTGGAAATCTGGCGTTGATGTG
It encodes the following:
- a CDS encoding AI-2E family transporter, which gives rise to MNFSLNQLLKWLILTLLFPLVFLNAWLAFRVFQNLQPVVTILLLATLLAFILNYPVSILQRRGVKRNYAVALAFIIASIIFVALGIILLPIVLEQFNEMAKVLPQWIDSSEEKLEILNQWFSSHKLNVNFRQLLTQFTEQLPHELEFISDKLLSIIIDTIDNISEALIIVVLTFYLLLDGPRIWEGLFNKLPGTFAPKISQSIQQNFQNYLIGQGTLALLMGVSETLVFLVFQVQFALLFGLGVGLLSLIPFGDVVSLVVITLIIASHNFWLAVKVFAVAVVIDQLIDQAIAPRLLGKFTGIRPIWVLIALLVGTNIGGVLGLVIAVPVAGFIKDAADGFSKSGDSENVVEVEPASELLAEESISQ
- a CDS encoding threonine aldolase family protein, coding for MTSYSEQFASDNSSGICPEALEYMIRANQGSVPAYGNDEWTQKAADYFRELFEIDCEVFFAFNGTAANSLSLAALCQSYHSVICHETSHIETDECGAPEFASNGSKLLLAQGKNGKLTSQAIEAVVTRRNDIHYPKPKVISITQSTELGTLYSIEELLQIKEVAKKYNLKIHMDGARFANAVAAINKSPAEISWKSGVDVLCFCGTKNGMALGEAIIFFNKALAEDFDYRCKQAGQLASKMRFISAPWLGLLETGAWLKNARHANQCAEYLENNLLNIEGVDLMFPREANAVFVKLPEQVIHSLKANNWQFYTFIGVGGVRFVCSWNTTKSRIDELIDDIKNAIA
- a CDS encoding molybdopterin-dependent oxidoreductase, with product MNLFRVKRPQLSRRKFLEISGISGISFFLGGCGTPIFEDIVGKLSEPLNQKVEKLIFQPQKLVPEFTLSEIEPEALIVNSFRYNPIIDLEKYRLIVDGEVNNPLSLSMAEIQALPLTSMIIRHICVEGWAAIVQWGGVRLQEIIALAQPKPNIQYAYFKSADGYYESWDIASALHPQTLLAYEKNGDTLPIENGAPLRLASPIKLGYKQSKWVTQITLTSYLSPFKGYWEDQGYEWFAGI
- a CDS encoding bifunctional orotidine-5'-phosphate decarboxylase/orotate phosphoribosyltransferase, yielding MNFFDKLNRNILQNQSLLFVGLDPNPEMMPTRYESEDIIAGLWEWLQFIISETSDFVCAYKPTFGFYEALGIRGLELLHKTLAAIPAHIPIILDAKHSDLNTSSIFARTVFTQWQVDAITLSPYTGQDHVVPFLVYPDKAVFILCCTSNPGAEALQQYPTNESPLYLQVVKESKTWGTPEQLGLEVGTTNSEVLALIRAVAPERIIMARSIWAEGANLKEILEAGLNTNGDGLLIPVPQDMLGTPKLSEEIQCLRTEINQIKTEIIHENSTCSVWFPDVCLLNQHPQQDLILQLYDIDCIMFGNFVQASGAIFPYYIDLRKIISNPQVFNQVLTAYEEILKNLNFDRLAGIPYGSLPTATGLALRLNCPMIFPRKEVKAHGTRRVIEGNFHPGETVVVVDDILISGKSVMEGAEKLESAGLNVNDIVVFIDHEQGVKDRLQQNGYRGHAVLTLSEITNTLYQAGRINDEQFLAFTEN
- a CDS encoding ABC transporter ATP-binding protein encodes the protein MTEPLIELKSISKSFGSHKVLDNVDLTIYRGEALGIIGPSGTGKSTILRVIAGLLAPDEGEIYVQGVRRDGLIEDGGESVGIGMVFQQAALFDSLTVEENVGFLLYQNSKLPRSRIRDLVKEKLEMVGLPGISDLYPAELSGGMRKRVSFARAIMSNPDNPREGAEVLLYDEPTAGLDPIASTVIEDLIRSLQCTHGVCSTYAVVTHQDSTIRRTTDRLIFLYEGRVQWQGTVSEIYSTENPLIKQFISGSVQGPIQVAG
- a CDS encoding MlaD family protein, producing the protein MRGLMTSRFASGRTFREGSVGLLVLLGLGVFGIFFLWLNRFNATRGSYKAIIEFANAGGMQKGTPVRYRGVKVGNISRVKPGANSIDVEVEIVQTDLIIPRNVVIEANQTGLISESIIDITPKTTLPTGVAIAKPLEKNCNSSLIICNGSRLKGQVGISVDQLIRSSTELTNVYNDPKFYKNINGVLEATTVAATSFTDLSQDLRGLTKSLRQQLNTFSATANSVQRATSQLNVSATETVNQFGATAIQANRLLSNLDKLVVTNRSSLVGALNNITETSNQLRVTVSSLSPAVNRLTQGELLNNLEALSNNAAQASANLRDASKTLNDPKNIVVLQQTLDSARVTFENTQKITSDLDELTGDPTFRQNLRQLVNGLSSLVSSTQQMQQQVQVATTLDSVKTAVSKPNNIIRTPVIQEEISDNKPLLKLPLPETKFQANTNVDAINQPPAFETSTTNPELIPSQPIPNSSQENLLKQLREYGKQREQLNTEK
- a CDS encoding DNA translocase FtsK, which translates into the protein MHYLTKASEIQTQIAKFALAKVLWLDTEVANWNTSYPRLSLIQILAEPADSTGKFAYILDVLDKPDLIAFFIQQIMVNSQIEKVFHNASFDLKYLGEKSAQHITCTLKLARKITLKTLQTSNLKLKTLATELCRFSHVDTEEGISDWGKRPLSEKQLHYAAMDTVYLAAVHRRLLEIYNPNFVNNIFNMMPHDSKNTSLTATKVRVAFECPRLFYLHQKFGGNTLFIPPDNHIGIGNSFHQLADSFIKLAVSESRFTEIFQTSISQLNIEEIDSRLRQLFYEIKFSTYLEKAVEKDASAAQPLYKVWQGLQGLIRRFAELLVVNRRYCSAEAVIRNTFVSEERKLEHYFQLPDGTQQRVGGEFDCLVYNFEIKRLCVLEFKTYRPVDPSAQLAQVALYSYMLWHQKKVAVDSAVYCVLPEFKEYQYSWEQLENNVHQLIPYKLHQMQQWLTWESPHPNSPPPTTQPYLCEICPQQQKCKSFFASPVVVQVSSLISEDENNGGQDAHPTRRNSVNADAIGEELVTTLQSFKIKVDYQGSILGPAFIRVKLKPHLGVSVNSILRLSNDLQVQLGLANAPLITPQAGYVSVDLPRPDRQIASFEEYIQPQFLPPTVPIKIAIGVSIEGELVEADLSDANTCHFLVGGTTGSGKSEFLRSLLLSLLNRHSPQYLKIALVDPKRVTFPEFEKMPWLYSPVVKDGDRAIELMDELVAEMESRYHQFEKAGCADLSTYNQRSSKILPRIVCIFDEYADFMAEKEIRTSLEQSIKRLGAMARAAGIHLIIATQRPEAKVVTPIIRSNLPGRVALRTASEADSAIVLGGKQTAAAYLLGKGDLLYQIGAQIYRLQSLFVKNIQLPSA